In Armatimonadota bacterium, a single genomic region encodes these proteins:
- the dnaX gene encoding DNA polymerase III subunit gamma/tau: protein MAQLALYRKYRSQTFEDLIGQEHIVRTIQSALSTGRIAQTFLFTGPRGTGKTSSARLLAKALNCEKGPTPTPCNECEACLTITQGHHPDVIEMDAASDSGVDDVREKIVDVVSYAPMMGKYKVFIIDEVHDLSPKAFDALLKTVEEPPAHMIFILATTEFNKVPATIRSRCQKYEFHRATIKNLVDRLNFVCSSEGVTAEPAAVAAIARMADGGFRDALTLLEQAILVSDGTITTEVVYDQLGLVNEQAVDGLLEAISKGEIARIIEVLQDIARSGRDPRALLESMLHRLGDLTRISYQVSSDEFDATRESSMHELAARLGRPFLISIRSSLAEAHKVIRDISLPRLWLESELIRLSQHGARTTSSAPSAATQDVMSTVSLNPQSNPREEKGLSESPTSKSPSASLAGDSESAAGIPHSRPTGDIWQQVLASIPVHPNTGMPAPHKMRLASSALIEDSGEKLQVSIENQMHYEWFNDDIKRTKFLQDLLPKLGREGTSIEFVLKKKTESIVVESEAVELPVDGPRLERIVREVFNVPAPPGGGEEQI from the coding sequence GTGGCTCAGCTCGCTCTCTACCGAAAGTATCGAAGCCAGACCTTTGAGGATCTGATCGGTCAGGAGCACATCGTGCGGACGATTCAGTCGGCACTGTCAACTGGGCGAATCGCTCAGACTTTTCTCTTTACGGGTCCTCGGGGAACGGGGAAGACATCTTCTGCTCGTCTTCTGGCAAAGGCATTGAACTGCGAGAAGGGGCCAACTCCTACCCCTTGTAACGAGTGCGAGGCTTGTCTTACCATCACACAGGGACACCATCCGGATGTTATCGAGATGGACGCGGCTTCGGATTCGGGTGTGGATGACGTCCGAGAGAAGATTGTAGATGTAGTGAGCTATGCGCCCATGATGGGTAAGTATAAGGTCTTCATCATCGACGAGGTTCACGACTTGTCGCCGAAGGCGTTTGACGCGCTTCTGAAGACAGTGGAAGAGCCGCCAGCGCATATGATCTTCATTCTTGCTACGACGGAGTTCAATAAGGTTCCGGCGACGATTCGATCGCGGTGCCAGAAGTATGAGTTCCATCGGGCTACGATAAAGAATCTGGTTGATCGATTGAACTTCGTCTGTTCTTCTGAGGGAGTGACTGCGGAGCCGGCAGCGGTCGCTGCCATTGCTCGGATGGCAGATGGTGGTTTTCGTGATGCTCTCACCCTTCTTGAGCAGGCGATTTTGGTTTCGGATGGAACGATTACCACTGAGGTCGTGTATGACCAGCTTGGGTTGGTGAACGAGCAGGCGGTGGACGGACTGCTAGAGGCGATATCGAAGGGCGAAATTGCTCGAATCATTGAGGTACTGCAAGACATCGCTCGGTCCGGGCGCGATCCGAGGGCGTTGTTGGAGTCTATGTTGCACCGGCTGGGTGACCTGACTCGGATTTCGTATCAAGTCTCTTCGGATGAGTTTGATGCGACTCGGGAGTCTTCGATGCACGAGTTGGCGGCTCGCCTCGGGCGACCGTTCTTGATCTCGATTCGGTCTTCGTTGGCAGAGGCGCATAAGGTGATTCGGGACATTTCGTTGCCAAGGTTGTGGTTGGAGAGTGAACTGATTCGGCTGAGTCAGCACGGAGCTCGGACGACCTCGTCCGCTCCGAGTGCGGCTACACAGGATGTGATGTCGACTGTCTCCCTCAATCCCCAGTCCAACCCTCGGGAGGAGAAAGGGCTTTCTGAGTCCCCGACGAGTAAGTCACCCTCAGCGTCTCTTGCCGGAGACAGCGAAAGCGCGGCTGGTATCCCTCACTCCAGACCAACCGGAGACATCTGGCAACAGGTGCTTGCTTCGATCCCGGTTCATCCAAACACCGGAATGCCTGCTCCGCATAAAATGCGGTTAGCATCGAGTGCGTTGATCGAGGACTCTGGAGAAAAGCTTCAGGTGAGCATTGAGAACCAGATGCACTATGAGTGGTTCAACGACGATATCAAGCGAACGAAGTTCTTGCAGGATCTCTTGCCGAAGCTAGGCAGGGAAGGCACGAGCATCGAGTTCGTGCTCAAAAAAAAAACTGAATCAATCGTCGTAGAGTCCGAAGCGGTAGAATTACCCGTTGACGGCCCTCGATTGGAACGGATTGTGCGTGAAGTGTTCAACGTTCCGGCTCCGCCAGGCGGAGGC